ATACATTCGGTCAGGGAACTCACCGGCAAAACCTTCGAGCTTCGAACCAACCGGCATGGCTGGAGTAATCGCCACAATTCGTTCGTCGCTGCGCGCCAGCTTTCGGACTGTTTCACTTACTAAACTACTCCATGCAGGCGGCTGCTTTTTAGCTGGTTTAACAAAATCACCAGTATCCATTTTATATGGACCTGTTCCGTGCCATGTACCTGTTTTATCGCTTTCTGCAGGTTGATACCCTTTTCCCTTCTTTGTAATTACATGAAGGAGAACAGGGCCTTTCGTCTTTTTTGCGTAACTTAAGTTCTCAAATAAATCGTCAAAGTTATGACCATCAATCGGGCCTAAATAGGTAAACCCTAGCTCTTCAAAAAACATGCCCGAAACCACTAAATACTTAAGGCTATCCTTAACCCGTTCTGCAGTTGCTGCCAATTTACCTCCTACAGCAGGTACTTTTTTCAATAATATTTCTAATTCATCTTTAACCCATTGATATTTTCCTGCAGTGCGTAATTGGCCTAAAATATTATGAAGGGCACCCACATTAGGAGCAATTGACATTTCATTATCGTTTAATATAACGATCATATCTTTCTTCTCATGACCAATATGATTTAAGGCTTCTAATGCCATTCCTCCTGTTAAAGCACCATCCCCAATCACCGGTACGACAAAGGATTTTTCTTTTTTTAAATCCCTGGCAATTGCCATCCCCATTGCCGCTGAAAGTGATGTAGAACTGTGGCCTGTTTCCCAAACATCATGCTCGCTTTCAATCCGTTTTGGGAAACCACAAAGTCCTTTAAACTGTCTCAAGGAATCAAAATCACATGCCCTGCCAGTTAAAATTTTATGAACATAGGATTGATGACCAACATCCCAAATAATTTTATCTTTTGGGCTGTCAAAACATTTATGTAAAGCAATGGTTAATTCTACTACACCGAGATTTGGTCCAATATGACCTCCTGTGACAGATAGCTTTTCCACTAGGAATTGGCGAATATCCTGACTTAAAGCCTCCAACTCTTTATTCGACATCCTTTTTAAAAAGGATGGGTCCTTTATTGATAATAAATCCATTTTTGGACCACTCA
The DNA window shown above is from Neobacillus sp. WH10 and carries:
- the dxs gene encoding 1-deoxy-D-xylulose-5-phosphate synthase; translation: MDLLSIKDPSFLKRMSNKELEALSQDIRQFLVEKLSVTGGHIGPNLGVVELTIALHKCFDSPKDKIIWDVGHQSYVHKILTGRACDFDSLRQFKGLCGFPKRIESEHDVWETGHSSTSLSAAMGMAIARDLKKEKSFVVPVIGDGALTGGMALEALNHIGHEKKDMIVILNDNEMSIAPNVGALHNILGQLRTAGKYQWVKDELEILLKKVPAVGGKLAATAERVKDSLKYLVVSGMFFEELGFTYLGPIDGHNFDDLFENLSYAKKTKGPVLLHVITKKGKGYQPAESDKTGTWHGTGPYKMDTGDFVKPAKKQPPAWSSLVSETVRKLARSDERIVAITPAMPVGSKLEGFAGEFPDRMYDVGIAEQHAATVAAGLATQNMKPFLAIYSTFLQRAYDQVVHDICRQNLNVFIGIDRAGLVGADGETHQGVFDIAFLRHVPNIVLMMPKDENEGQHMIYTAMEYNDGPIAMRFPRGNGIGVPMDEKFRNIPIGTWEVLKDGDDAAILTFGTTIPMAMEAALALEKQGISVRVVNARFIKPLDEKMLTSLLEKNIPLLTIEEAVLQGGFGSAVLEYAQTQGFYHTQIDRIGIPDQFIEHGDVGSLLQEIGLTTEEVIKRTSILARKKQQRA